The Pyrococcus kukulkanii genome contains a region encoding:
- the endA gene encoding tRNA-intron lyase produces MKKVIEFFLSGDRVYSEREKAINQLHHNRGYGELKGNRLFLSLIEAAYLTERGWIKVLDGNKELNFQDLVELGRRKDEDFDIKYLVYKDLRDRGYIVKSALKFGSHFRVYRKNAEHSDWLIWVVRENQKLSPNDITARARVAHGVRKSMIMAIVDEDNDVVYYKVEWTKF; encoded by the coding sequence ATGAAAAAGGTCATAGAGTTCTTCTTAAGCGGGGACAGAGTCTACAGCGAGAGGGAAAAGGCCATCAATCAGCTACATCATAACAGGGGGTATGGAGAGCTAAAGGGGAATAGGCTTTTTCTCTCCTTAATTGAGGCAGCCTACCTAACGGAGAGAGGTTGGATAAAAGTTCTCGACGGAAATAAAGAATTGAACTTCCAAGATCTAGTTGAGCTTGGAAGGAGAAAAGATGAAGATTTTGACATTAAGTACCTTGTCTACAAGGACCTTAGGGACAGGGGGTACATAGTTAAGTCAGCGTTGAAGTTTGGCTCCCACTTCAGGGTTTACAGGAAGAATGCAGAACATTCCGACTGGTTGATATGGGTTGTAAGGGAGAATCAAAAGCTTTCTCCTAATGACATCACGGCAAGGGCTAGGGTGGCTCACGGAGTAAGAAAAAGCATGATAATGGCCATTGTCGATGAGGATAATGACGTTGTTTATTACAAAGTTGA
- the rimI gene encoding ribosomal protein S18-alanine N-acetyltransferase: protein MEDVARPEESMRRKIPISLVTIRKARLFDIPYIMEIERLSFREKYPRGLFLTFMEANPETFLVAEYNAKVIGYVMEYLKPDMEGHIMSIAVHPDYRGNGIGKALMVAVIDRLFKRGARWIGLEVRVSNERAINLYRKLGFKIVKRIISYYSDGEDAYYMILRPEDWERVRMA, encoded by the coding sequence ATGGAAGACGTAGCCAGACCGGAAGAGAGCATGAGAAGAAAAATCCCCATATCCCTTGTGACTATTAGAAAAGCTAGGTTATTCGATATTCCTTATATAATGGAAATTGAGCGGCTGTCGTTTAGGGAAAAATACCCTAGAGGATTGTTCCTCACTTTCATGGAGGCAAATCCTGAAACTTTCTTAGTTGCCGAATACAATGCCAAGGTCATTGGTTACGTAATGGAGTACCTCAAGCCCGACATGGAAGGGCACATAATGAGCATAGCCGTTCATCCTGATTATAGGGGAAACGGGATTGGGAAGGCTTTGATGGTAGCCGTTATCGACAGGCTCTTTAAAAGGGGGGCAAGGTGGATTGGGCTCGAGGTTAGGGTTAGCAATGAGAGGGCGATAAACCTCTACAGAAAGCTTGGCTTTAAGATAGTTAAGAGGATTATAAGCTATTATTCGGACGGCGAGGATGCCTATTACATGATCCTAAGGCCGGAAGATTGGGAAAGGGTGAGAATGGCATGA